The window CGAATTTTCTACTTTTTCTTTGTCATCATAAGTAGCTTTTCATTCACGTTTTGTCGCATTTTCCTAAATGTATATTAACTCAAATTTTTAATTCTTCTTTATTTTAGCATTTACCACAGCTGGGAGTCTGGGAATCATGCCCTTCAAAGATTGATGGTTTTGGCTTACGTGTGGAAAGGCATCTGACTGGATAACTGAGTTCTCGAATAATATCCTCTGTCCTGAGCTTCTGTTTCCAGCGCAAGTATGTGTATTTATCTGCATTAGCAATTTAGCatatgtatatatttatatagatagTGGCAAAGAGTTATCTGTTTATATGTACATACTCGAGGTTGGTGGTCTAAGAGAAGAATACAGCTGCACAAACAATAGCAGGCAGAAAAAACATAGCTATGACTCTGTATTGAAATAGCAGCATGTGTAAAAACTCGCAACAAACACCTGCATTCTTGTCAATGACCCTCTTCTAAACTTCTTCACTGCAACAGCTAGTCCCAACGATGCTGCGCTTGCAAAGGGGACAGGTTGCACTCATATATAGCCATTTGTCAATACAAGCACAGTGAAAATGGTGACCACAGGGAAGTTCTCGGAGTTCTTCTCCATCATCATAAGTAGAGAGACATATGGAACATGCCTATTAACAATATATGGACATACTATGAGCACGTTTCATGAAACAGATAACACACTAGAGTAAAACAAGGTAAAATGATAGAAAAGCAAGGTTACGTACAGCATCATCTGTGGAAAGTGAGTGCTCCTTGGGTGTATCTGTCCCGCACTGGGTCATGAATCCAGCAAATGTCCCTTGGATCTCACCAGTCCGATTCTCATTAACGCCATTGTGTCGGAAAATGTACTTTGACAGTTGTTCAATATCTTCTTTGTTAGCTCCTTTCTGTAGAAagtattgaaagaattatatagcAAAAACATGATAAACATGACGCACAAACATCACTGAAGTTTTAGTATGTAAAttggaaatttcttattccaCAATTAACATATGCCTTGAAGAGAATCTCAATAAGAGAACCCTGAGCTGATTTTAAACGTTTACAATACCTACTACATTGGAACAATGGGGTACATATAGTTTTTCTTGCAAAATCATGTTCTTGGAATAGAAGTAGAATGATCTTGTTCCAAAATTCAATATCAACTCATTTACCCAATATATTGCCGCTATTGACACCAAGAATGAAGACCAGCACTTAATTGATATTACCAATTACCTTGGTTAACAAAAAATTCATGCCGTTTTCTCGTGGAAAGAGCACCCAAGCATCCTTCTTTCAGAGAAGGGAAAGCATATATCTTCAGGGAAATGAAAGTATGTATCGGCCACTACCTCTATACTCctaaagaaaatattacattctGTAATTTTGCTGTCCACCAAGGTAGCTTAATAGTTTAAACACAGAAATCAGCTGAATTAAGAACTTGAGCAGCTCAACTCAACTTAACGAAGCCTCATCTCAAATATCAATAGCAGCAACTACTCAAATCTacatttcatgatattaacccaGTCTATTTACAAAGGTTACTCTCGCAAATCTTACTTTATTGCCAGACTATGTCTTCTGTTTCATCCGTCTAGCTCTTAAATGCATTAAGGGCATAATAAAATGCAATCAATCTATGAACGAACACGAAATTCCATTGATATCCATCTAAGATATCTAGGTGCAAAGGAAGAGCAATTTCACATGAGTTTTCTTGCTATAAAAGTATCATTCATCTTATGATACTTCTATGACAGAGAACCAGCTCCTAATATAGATTCCCCGAGAAAGACAAAGTTCCTTATGAAAAAAGGATACGTAAATAAAGTTAAAGAAACTAGAAAAATCATGAGAGAATTACCTGATCAGCTACAGCATATAGAACAGCAATAATACATGGAAGGCAACAGCAGATTCCGAGACCAACAGCACAAGCCAACGTAATTAAGAAGACCACAAAGAATACATCAAAAGCCAAGAAAACAATGCAAAGCCTGCATTCAGATAAAGTTACCAAATGATGACagctttaatttgaaaaataaactaaaaataaaggtCATACATTTTGCTCAAATGAAGAAAGTTTTCCACCCGTACCAGTATAATTGAGGGGATTCTTGTACCATCCGCTGCCCACCAATACATACCCAATAAAATCCAATGATCCACCAGAGGAATGATAACATTGTATTTGCAGAATCCATATACTTCGCCATGTTACTGTAAAATCTTTCGAACAAAAACATGTAACACACACCAGCATAGCATATTTAAGAGCCATTGCACTGTCTCTGCTTAAGTGAAAAATAATCCTACCATCTATGAGGGAACAAAAGGgaaatggaaaaaaaaaagaagcaacacTGCATTGTACAGAAATTGACTTTAGCTTCCAACTGTAACAGAACTAATTCTACTTAAATATCATGCTTAGTTCACCAGCTAGGATTTCAACTCGTAACCTGCGTCCGCCTCATACATCATGCGCTGTACTACCTTCGCCATTGAACCAAAGTCCAAGGACAATTCATATATAAATCCCACAGGTAATAACATAATTTACCTATCATTTACGAATTAAACTGAAATTTAGAATACTTCTTCTGTCCCAAACTATTGACACACATTCCTTTTTAGCCCGtccaaaataaaattaacatctttttataattatttaacGTTAAACAGTTCAAAATTGTCCTACAGGGATGTCTATCATGTTTTAGACCACAACTTTCAAAAGTGTACCGTTCTTTCTTAAACTTCGGGCTCAGTCAAATATCTTCGCCCACAAATTGATACAGAGGGAGTATTTGGTATTCCATACAGTACAAAGATATTTAAGAAAATCAAGTAGAAGTTCCAAATTCTTTGAGAATATACCTTGATCTTTCGGGGGTTAATTCAGCCAAAGTAACATAACCACTAGACCCCCTCGAACCCTCAGCAGAGCTCCCAAATGCCTCCTCCGCCGATTGACCATATCCTCTTCTCCGATACTCCAAAAAAACACAAACAATATGAAGCAGGCAAAGCAAAGAGTAGCCAACAATCCAAATCCTCAAAGGCATTTCTGGGTCTTCTTCTCTACTGAAGAATAAGACAAAACACGCAACAATGATGTATGCAAAGTTCCATAGGAGGTCAATAATCACAACGGGCTTAGAGTAAGCCCAATTACTTTGCCTATCATTGATTTGCTGATCAGACGGTTCACGCATCATTAACCCACTTCTGTTGCTGGCTCTTTGGAATACCCGAATTGCCTCTCGAAGGCTATGCCGACGAGGTGATCGCAGGTGAAAGGATTCATCGCTTTCGTTGGATCTTAGTAATGGTgaatttgatgaactgggtgaaAACATTTTCTTTTGATCAATAATTGGAGTATTGTAAATACAATTATGtgttattttaaagatatttgtTGAATGAATGATTGGATAAGTGGGGATTGGGGGTGAGGGTAGTAAGTAGAAGAAGACTAGTTCGGTATTGGTTGCGGTTTAACAAGATGCCGCGGTTTAGTATATGGTTTGTGCCAAATGGGACAATCAGATAAAAGAGCAGTATTTGGATTTTGGATACTACAAGATAAAATaagtagaaaattttctttttctccttattGTATTCTTACATCTGATATTGATGGGTTTGGACATAAACTTCATTTAGAAAAAAATTTGTGGAAATCATTTGCATCCTTCAAGTTTGCTTTAAAATTTAAAGGTTTCTTTCAACTTTAAACAAATATCATTCTACTCCTCACACCAAATGTGACTTCTTCAAATGCCTATTTTATCCTCTACAATATTTAtctcttatttttattctttaatataatgatattttttattttaatttatgttatcGACTTACCTATAGACAAATAAAAGAAACTTTTCCGAAACTAAAAAAAGTGAGTAGTAGTCAAGAGAGTGAAAATTTTATTAATACAATCAAACTCACTATATTTACAAAATTGAGAATAAAAGAGAGTGAAAATTTTATAAGTTATACAATCCAGGTAATAAAAAATAATGGGTGAAAAATAGAAGTAAAATTTAAAACAAATTTGCAGAAATTATCTATTTACACTTTACATGAactttaattataatttttaaaaaatctacTAATATcaattaaaactcaaaaatttatatatacgtgaagaataataaaaatagtaGAACTTAAAATCACACACACATCGACATATATTATATgcattttaataaataataataaaataataataataataataataataataataataataataataataataataataataatcaagtaGCAATATATTTTCTAATAAACTCAcactttaatattattttatttataatattagtgaacttagattaaattatataataagttataatattatttaaattatgaTATCTGCATTAAAAATATCTAGATAATATAAAAAGGTATTACGTATATGAGGAGTTGAAAATAAAAGGGCAAAATAGACATTGCGTAGGATGAAATGATGAAAATGACAATTGTTCAAAGTTGGAGGATGAGTTTGATTTTTAGAGTAAACTTGGGGGATGTAAATGATTTTCACCCagaaaaaaattatgaaaattaaggatTTAGCGAGTGAAAATGATTATTTAATTGGAATAATTTCAAactagtatttttatattttaatattatttcaaATATTGAAGTTCAATTTGTGCATATATTAATGATCAAATTATTGAATTTCAATAATTGTAGATCTAACACAATATTTGATGCCCCAAGGGGAGGCATACTCATCCTTTTCATGCATCCAAGGAGAACAAAGATGTATAAGACAGATTGGCTGAAAAATATGAAGAGCATTGTCATTGAATATGTAACTAAATATTTAGCGTGACAACTGGTAAAAGGTTTGAGCATAAAGATTAGTCGGAATCATTATATCCAGTTTAGATATCACAATGAAAATGGCACGAGATAAGGTTTGAGAATTAGAGTTTGAAAGAATAGAGAGGATGGAATTATTAGTCGAAACTGATTCTTACAAAATGCAATGCCTCCTCTGAATTTGTTACACAGTATTTAACTTCCACTAATTGTAACTATCTTCTTAACCACTTCTCAGCTACCTAACGACCTAGTGGGCAAAGACTAAAGTGCCCCTATTTTAACTATGTAAATATCTAAGATGCCACTATTATATCTTTACTATAATATGCCTATAACAAATTTCCCCCTGCTGAAAAGTCCTTGACCTCAAGGAATAAATTGAGGGAACTGCTGCTAAAGCACATGAAGGTCTAACCAAGTACTGTATTCTGGAGAGCAGTTGAACCATTTCACAAGAGCTTGAGTGTCTGGTCGTCCATGTTTCGAAATGACCCTTTCTTCTAGGACTACTTCAGGTTCTAGCACAATGTAGCCATGAGTGGATAAAGTAACTGGCAAGTCTGTGATAGTAGGAGTTGTGCCCATATGCTTCTTTAATTGGGATACATGGAAGGTATGATGAATTTTGGCATTGGGAGGAAGAGCCAGGTGATAGGCCACTTGTCCAATCTTCTTCATGATTCTAAAAGGTCCAAAGTACTTGGGATTCAGCTTATGATAGGAGTGCCCCTTCATGGACATCTGCCTATAAGGTTGCAACTTTACTAAGACCACGTCTCCTTCCTCGAAGCTTTTGGGAGTTCTCTTCTGATCAGCTTGCGCTTTCATCCGACATTGAGCCAATTGGAAGTGGGGTTTTAGTAGTCTCACAGTTGCTTCCCTAGCCTGCAAACTCCGGTCCACATGTTCGACCATGAAACTATGAGCTATATAAGGTAAATGCAACGGTGGTTTTTGGCCATAAAGCACCTCAAATGGGGTCATCTTGATAGCAGTGTGGTAATTGGTGTTATACCACCACTCAGCAATTGGCGGCCATGTTGCTCACTCTTTGGGCCTATCATTGCACATGCATCGCAAGTAACCTTCAATACATTTGTTGACAATCTCTGTTTGTCCATCAGATTGAGGGTGATAGGCAGTAGAATGGTATAATTGAACTGCTTGAACATCAAATAAGACTTGCCAAAGTTTGCTAATGAAGATAACATCTCTGTCACTCACTATTATTTATGGCAAACCATGAAGTCTGTAAATGTTACCCAAGAAAGCCCGAGCCACTGTGGAGGCAGTGTAGGGGTGCACTAGCCCAATGAAGTGAGCATACTTTCTCAATCGATCGACTACTACCAGGATCATAGACTTGTTGTGAGTTTTGGGAAGGCCTTCAATGAAATCCAAACTGATGTCTTGCCATAATTTATCAAGAATGGGAAGAGGTTGAAGCAACCTAGGGGATATGATGTTTTCTCCCTTACACTTCTGACATATCTCACAGTTTTTGACAAATTTGTGAACATTTTGCTTCA is drawn from Nicotiana tomentosiformis chromosome 12, ASM39032v3, whole genome shotgun sequence and contains these coding sequences:
- the LOC104108059 gene encoding E3 ubiquitin-protein ligase At1g12760-like isoform X3, with the translated sequence MFSPSSSNSPLLRSNESDESFHLRSPRRHSLREAIRVFQRASNRSGLMMREPSDQQINDRQSNWAYSKPVVIIDLLWNFAYIIVACFVLFFSREEDPEMPLRIWIVGYSLLCLLHIVCVFLEYRRRGYGQSAEEAFGSSAEGSRGSSGYVTLAELTPERSRLCIVFLAFDVFFVVFLITLACAVGLGICCCLPCIIAVLYAVADQKGANKEDIEQLSKYIFRHNGVNENRTGEIQGTFAGFMTQCGTDTPKEHSLSTDDAACSICLSTYDDGEELRELPCGHHFHCACIDKWLYMSATCPLCKRSIVGTSCCSEEV
- the LOC104108059 gene encoding E3 ubiquitin-protein ligase At1g12760-like isoform X2; translation: MFSPSSSNSPLLRSNESDESFHLRSPRRHSLREAIRVFQRASNRSGLMMREPSDQQINDRQSNWAYSKPVVIIDLLWNFAYIIVACFVLFFSREEDPEMPLRIWIVGYSLLCLLHIVCVFLEYRRRGYGQSAEEAFGSSAEGSRGSSGYVTLAELTPERSSNMAKYMDSANTMLSFLWWIIGFYWVCIGGQRMVQESPQLYWLCIVFLAFDVFFVVFLITLACAVGLGICCCLPCIIAVLYAVADQKGANKEDIEQLSKYIFRHNGVNENRTGEIQGTFAGFMTQCGTDTPKEHSLSTDDAACSICLSTYDDGEELRELPCGHHFHCACIDKWLYMSATCPLCKRSIVGTSCCSEEV
- the LOC104108059 gene encoding E3 ubiquitin-protein ligase At1g12760-like isoform X1 translates to MFSPSSSNSPLLRSNESDESFHLRSPRRHSLREAIRVFQRASNRSGLMMREPSDQQINDRQSNWAYSKPVVIIDLLWNFAYIIVACFVLFFSREEDPEMPLRIWIVGYSLLCLLHIVCVFLEYRRRGYGQSAEEAFGSSAEGSRGSSGYVTLAELTPERSRFYSNMAKYMDSANTMLSFLWWIIGFYWVCIGGQRMVQESPQLYWLCIVFLAFDVFFVVFLITLACAVGLGICCCLPCIIAVLYAVADQKGANKEDIEQLSKYIFRHNGVNENRTGEIQGTFAGFMTQCGTDTPKEHSLSTDDAACSICLSTYDDGEELRELPCGHHFHCACIDKWLYMSATCPLCKRSIVGTSCCSEEV